In Pochonia chlamydosporia 170 chromosome Unknown PCv3seq00008, whole genome shotgun sequence, the following proteins share a genomic window:
- a CDS encoding N-terminal fungal transcription regulatory domain-containing protein (similar to Trichoderma reesei QM6a XP_006964595.1): protein MRVRDWFCGTDYMLYYLKAFMYADIQPEVHSFKSTTNVDSTNETDMRRYVPIRPSIPDDTGPSTTSHDQRLLAKRRRVGVTVACNACRRKKIRCDGLRPACTNCQDNGGECTYRDDSEMSQESQLLLLEVIRLLNSVPDDEAVQRLQSLKKEIDASVIMSVLRKDGDPKQEPADLRVFTPPLGDAFQILELSAQNPNAYPLLPDLDLETLQEVTYQQLVQPNSGRQALIGTAQTEEQNQIQSPLPLCDSRLSSLDITKWTNVSISSHLAARAISLYLETDHPLLGFFEPELFISDLVAGKDRFCSSFLVNSLLYWACQMNSARIPDDGSLALQLCGEAERLWRKEDRKESILNLAALQFLSLGYLGQGRDHAVLSYLREASRMAVEMGLFGVEDDRAQEYIATLSADEKEAHIFTAWGSFNYATHMSLFYRQPGLPCPESLPRLPIPGSKHEKSGQKRKRSDYMGGVFPDTCRFWSILHEVALLYSKNGGPPSGDQKTLRFAEYKFRELLAWSNGLSERFSRDDSNLHYVQVLYIWFHAAILDLFRTTISGPLRHHRLRTFTNPESSAEKVCEASVNQLKQLIVNYRLNFTSSSYTILWHIALTYLANAVLYQPKKEDWFFYFLLCIYGYERLQPCWRVSKAISTALLSLALRKGDISTQTARRVLNDIEHNAGPDTFPQDESVRATFMADLDLARSNPRDATVEKLAEEFAQNIMLQEYTNVLDGDEGEDTPDN from the exons ATGCGCGTGAGAGATTGGTTTTGTGGGACGGACTACATGCTATACTACTTGAAAGCTTTCATGTATGCAGACATCCAGCCAGAAGTTCACAGCTTCAAAAGCACGACAAATGTCGATTCAACAAATGAAACAGATATGCGCCGATACGTGCCTATCCGTCCCAGTATTCCCGACGATACTGGcccatcaacaacctctcATGACCAGCGATTACTAGCAAAACGACGCCGTGTGGGCGTTACTGTAGCTTGTAATGCCTGCCGTCGCAAGAAAATTCGA TGCGATGGACTACGTCCAGCTTGCACAAATTGTCAGGACAATGGCGGAGAATGCACCTACAGAGACGACTCCGAGATGTCGCAAGAGTCTCAGCTACTTTTGCTTGAAGTGATCCGTCTCTTAAACTCCGTTCCAGACGATGAAGCTGTCCAGAGATTGCAAAGTCTCAAAAAAGAGATTGATGCCTCTGTCATCATGTCTGTTTTGAGAAAAGATGGGGATCCAAAGCAAGAGCCAGCAGACCTTCGCGTCTTTACTCCTCCACTAGGGGATGCGTTCCAGATTTTGGAGTTATCCGCACAGAACCCCAACGCGTATCCTCTTTTACCCGACTTAGACCTGGAGACTCTTCAGGAGGTAACATATCAACAACTCGTGCAACCAAATTCCGGCAGACAAGCTCTTATTGGTACAGCGCAGACCGAGGAGCAGAATCAGATTCAAAGCCCGCTGCCTCTTTGCGACTCTCGCCTCTCGTCTTTAGATATCACTAAATGGACCAACGTGTCCATCAGCAGCCACCTTGCTGCTCGTGCCATATCGTTATACCTCGAAACAGACCACCCATTATTAGGCTTCTTTGAGCCCGAACTTTTTATATCCGATCTGGTAGCTGGTAAAGACCGATTTTGCTCTTCATTTCTTGTAAACTCCCTGCTGTATTGGGCCTGT CAAATGAATAGTGCACGAATTCCCGACGATGGCTCGCTGGCACTGCAACTTTGCGGCGAGGCGGAGAGGCTCTGGCGCAAAGAAGACAGGAAGGAGTCTATACTTAACCTTGCAGCCCTGCAATTCTTGAGTCTGGGCTACCTGGGACAAGGAAGAGACCACGCCGTTTTATCATATCTCCGCGAAGCGTCTCGTATGGCTGTTGAGATGGGCCTATTCGGCGTTGAAGATGACCGTGCACAAGAGTATATTGCAACATTATCCGCTGACGAGAAGGAGGCGCACATATTTACGGCTTGGGGATCGTTCAACTACGCAAC TCACATGTCTTTATTCTACCGACAGCCGGGTTTGCCCTGCCCCGAGAGTCTACCAAGATTACCAATACCAGGGAGCAAGCACGAAAAGAGTGGCCAGAAGAGAAAGCGGTCCGATTATATGGGCGGTGTATTTCCTGATACGTGTCGCTTTTGGTCCATTTTGCACGAAGTTGCGTTGCTGTATTCCAAAAACGGAGGCCCTCCTTCCGGTGACCAGAAGACCTTGCGCTTTGCGGAGTATAAATTTCGAGAACTGCTGGCCTGGAGCAACGGCCTATCCGAAAGGTTTTCACGCGACGACAGCAATCTACACTACGTGCAGGTCCTCTA TATTTGGTTTCACGCCGCCATCCTCGATCTATTCCGAACCACGATATCTGGTCCGTTGCGACACCACCGACTAAGGACGTTTACGAATCCAGAGAGTTCCGCAGAGAAAGTCTGCGAAGCCTCCGTTAACCAGCTCAAGCAGCTTATAGTGAACTATAGGCTAAACTTTACTTCATCGTCTTACACAATTCTCTGGCATATTGCTTTGACATACCTTGCAAACGCCGTCCTCTATCAGCCGAAGAAAGAAGATTGGTTCTTTTATTTCCTGCTTTGCATTTATGGCTACGAGCGGCTCCAGCCGTGCTGGCGAGTATCAAAGGCAATATCTACTGCGCTGCTATCTTTAGCATTAAGAAAGGGCGATATTTCAACCCAGACTGCACGACGAGTTTTAAACGACATCGAGCACAATGCAGGACCAGATACCTTCCCGCAGGATGAGAGCGTTCGAGCGACGTTTATGGCCGATCTGGACCTAGCGAGGTCGAACCCCAGGGATGCGACGGTGGAGAAGTTAGCGGAGGAGTTCGCTCAGAATATTATGTTGCAGGAATATACTAATGTACTCGATGGGGATGAAGGCGAAGATACCCCGGACAATTAA
- a CDS encoding protein fluG (similar to Aspergillus terreus NIH2624 XP_001209127.1): MDGGFAAAAEALRQSIFSTPIIDNHAHPLLKRGHIDRYPLLTIVTEAHGEALDSSRTSFAHIRAVKQLAKQLGCEETWEAVERAIENERRSDYSEWTRKCLSGIECVLVDDGLDNEEAVEPYSFFDHFARSPSKRIIRIEQIAAKLIETACTTQTTSTQAFDAAISNFEAALKEAISDKEVVGFKSVICYRTGLDISRQPNEAQARSLFTDIFTQRQAANATRFTRLDHRPLNEFIVHRLAQLIRDSNSAHKKPIQFHTGLGDNDLTLTRSSPAHLQEFARAYPTVPIVLLHSGYPFDRETGYMAALYANVYADIGEVFPFVNRDGQERIVRHVLELCPWEKIIWSTDGHWFPETYFLSIVQMREVFHTVLCKFVRKGDISWEQATQIVQDMLFNTSNKIYNLSLTFRPRLPINLHPSEGSQTKFESQQLLRHLTNAKSPQYLRLCWLDYTATARMRIIPSPQILRLLHAENPITAAVTKACFGQLQNDTLVSEVGPSGQYNLVPDMSSLHLGPRENHMTVMCDFKEDDGSSVDFCPRTILKKALDLARLQNLEFLFGFEVEFVLLRHSEDGEYEFLNSDGHAWSTVRAMDQDIVESVLEVAIQRLENAGVSIEMLHAESAKGQFEIVLPKAKPLEAIDTLIFARQVISSCASTKGYRMTLHPKPVANACGTAAHAHISIVSDDSNTTLYESFYAGILSHLRSICAFTYSNMVSYERVKDGFWAGGTWVTWGTQNRETPLRKVDNSHWEFKCMDGLANPYLGMAALVSAGLHGVREQKAMTWGDCTRDPASLSPDERLALGIDTKLPKSIDEALNALVGDQDMTGLLGVDVVRRYVAVKEAELELMKSMSERERRKWVIDRY, encoded by the coding sequence ATGGACGGGGGCTTTGCGGCGGCCGCCGAGGCATTACGTCAATCCATTTTCTCGACGCCGATCATCGACAATCATGCTCACCCATTGCTTAAGAGAGGTCATATTGACAGGTATCCCCTGCTGACCATTGTGACGGAAGCTCACGGCGAGGCTCTCGACTCGTCACGAACCAGCTTTGCACATATTCGAGCAGTCAAGCAGCTTGCAAAGCAGCTTGGGTGCGAAGAGACGTGGGAAGCTGTTGAACGGGCAATTGAGAACGAACGACGGTCCGACTACAGCGAATGGACCCGTAAATGCCTCTCCGGTATTGAGTGTGTCTTGGTAGACGATGGGTTGGACAACGAAGAGGCCGTGGAACCGTACAGCTTTTTTGACCACTTCGCACGCAGTCCAAGCAAGCGCATCATTCGCATCGAGCAAATTGCGGCGAAACTCATTGAAACCGCTTGCACCACCCAAACAACATCCACGCAAGCGTTCGATGCAGCCATTTCCAATTTTGAAGCGGCTCTCAAGGAGGCAATCTCCGATAAAGAAGTCGTTGGCTTCAAGTCTGTTATTTGCTACAGAACTGGCCTTGACATCTCACGACAACCCAACGAGGCTCAAGCACGATCGCTATTTACGGACATTTTTACCCAGAGACaagcagcaaatgcaacGCGCTTCACCAGGCTGGACCACCGCCCCCTCAACGAATTCATCGTCCACCGTCTAGCACAATTGATCCGAGATTCCAACTCAGCCCACAAGAAGCCGATTCAGTTTCATACTGGTCTCGGCGATAACGACCTGACGTTGACACGGTCCTCGCCGGCTCATCTCCAGGAGTTTGCACGAGCGTATCCCACGGTTCCAATTGTCCTCCTACATTCGGGTTACCCGTTTGACCGTGAAACTGGGTACATGGCAGCATTATATGCAAACGTGTATGCTGATATTGGAGAAGTTTTCCCCTTTGTCAACAGAGATGGACAAGAACGCATCGTACGCCATGTTCTGGAGCTTTGTCCTTGGGAGAAGATCATCTGGAGTACTGATGGGCATTGGTTCCCAGAAACATACTTTCTCTCTATCGTGCAAATGAGAGAAGTATTTCATACCGTCTTGTGTAAATTCGTGCGGAAAGGGGATATTTCATGGGAGCAGGCCACTCAAATTGTGCAAGACATGTTGTTCAACACGTCGAACAAGATCTACAATCTCAGTCTCACATTTCGGCCACGTCTACCAATTAACCTACATCCTTCTGAAGGCTCGCAGACCAAATTCGAGTCACAGCAGCTATTGAGGCATTTGACAAACGCAAAATCGCCACAATACCTGCGTCTGTGCTGGCTTGACTACACGGCAACGGCAAGAATGAGAATCATACCGTCGCCGCAGATCTTGAGATTATTGCACGCCGAAAATCCCATTACAGCTGCCGTGACAAAGGCTTGCTTTGGTCAACTTCAAAATGATACCCTGGTGTCCGAGGTGGGACCAAGTGGGCAATACAATCTGGTTCCGGACATGTcatctcttcatcttgggcCACGGGAAAACCACATGACGGTAATGTGCGACTTCAAAGAGGACGATGGCTCATCCGTTGATTTCTGTCCCCGAACTATACTTAAGAAAGCACTGGATCTCGCTCGTCTTCAGAATCTTGAGTTTCTGTTTGGATTTGAGGTCGAATTCGTCCTTCTTCGCCACTCCGAAGACGGAGAGTACGAATTCCTCAACAGTGACGGGCACGCGTGGTCAACAGTCAGGGCAATGGACCAAGACATAGTAGAAAGTGTGCTGGAAGTTGCCATCCAACGACTTGAAAATGCCGGTGTTTCCATTGAGATGTTACACGCAGAAAGCGCCAAGGGTCAATTTGAAATCGTCTTGCCAAAGGCCAAGCCGTTGGAGGCGATAGATACATTAATTTTCGCCCGGCAAGTCATCTCCAGTTGCGCCAGTACCAAGGGCTACAGGATGACATTACATCCTAAACCTGTAGCCAACGCATGCGGCACGGCAGCCCACGCCCACATCTCCATTGTGTCAGATGACTCAAACACGACGCTATATGAATCATTTTATGCAGGAATCTTATCTCATTTGAGATCCATATGCGCCTTCACCTACAGTAATATGGTCAGCTATGAACGGGTCAAGGATGGCTTTTGGGCAGGCGGCACATGGGTCACATGGGGTACACAAAATCGCGAGACACCGTTACGCAAGGTTGACAATAGCCATTGGGAATTCAAATGCATGGACGGTCTTGCCAATCCGTATTTGGGCATGGCGGCGCTTGTTTCGGCCGGACTGCATGGTGTTCGGGAACAGAAGGCAATGACATGGGGCGATTGCACCAGGGATCCGGCGTCATTGTCGCCTGATGAACGACTAGCATTGGGTATTGATACGAAGCTACCGAAAAGTATAGATGAGGCGCTCAACGCTCTTGTGGGTGACCAGGATATGACCGGCCTGTTAGGCGTTGACGTAGTCCGAAGATATGTTGCCGTAAAGGAGGCAGAGTTGGAGCTGATGAAATCTATGAGTGAGAGGGAGAGGCGGAAGTGGGTAATAGACAGATACTAG
- a CDS encoding heterokaryon incompatibility (similar to Colletotrichum gloeosporioides Nara gc5 XP_007281084.1) encodes MAAVFEPALTSLPVPSNRLAMVTSPTYQSLNQAAREIRLVQLFPASYRLQADRDKISCFTQVVPLDSCGQDLEHRYLALSYTWGDVSETTTVFLDNQEVQVTVNLADALERYEHKDRVLTLWVDAICINQADDLEKTEQVGLMSEIFVRACGVLVWLGRGDDESAVGMKDLSSLGRAALRALRNRPSESFHESTAWGYVAAELRPRWFPGANPAFDLEAVLLILERPWFRRVWVLQEAALNRNVVVFCGQQTIRKSVLWAGAATAVFLSNEVLIKGHYTHDSAVMWRALSGSNFLARRTLYLVASRKRRFSLQAVLSDISLNLGECAYEATDPRDRIFSVLGFASDCSRLGIRPDYTKTCAHVYTEAAEAILTQSRSLDILYVVCGHKNILSLPSWVPDWSNPNASTFGPRRIGRFCAAGKSSVSDVSFSSDKNGNRLLSITGHTVDHVHTIVGVQWQPQWDLSAFSVDSNVLNFIQAYQEFGQTAVGNAYCSEDARQEALWRTPIADCDALLKAGVAVRPPASQAMRRSFEAFIKLNQTGHAQDTTQSRPFVHTMSLESARRRIFVTRKGYYGLGDESLKNGDKICVLFGGDSPFIIRESNTGNHELIGEAYVHGMMNGEYLNTRPPIESFVFC; translated from the coding sequence atggcagctGTGTTTGAGCCAGCTCTTACCTCTCTACCAGTGCCGTCGAACAGGCTGGCTATGGTGACAAGTCCAACGTATCAATCACTCAACCAGGCCGCAAGGGAAATTAGGCTAGTTCAATTGTTCCCAGCTTCATACCGCTTGCAGGCCGACAGAGATAAGATCAGCTGTTTTACGCAAGTAGTACCGCTTGACAGTTGTGGTCAAGACTTGGAGCATCGGTATCTGGCCCTTTCCTATACTTGGGGCGATGTGTCGGAAACCACTACGGTATTTCTTGACAACCAAGAAGTCCAGGTCACCGTGAACTTGGCGGACGCTCTTGAGAGATACGAGCACAAGGACCGAGTGCTTACCTTGTGGGTAGATGCAATATGTATCAACCAAGCAGATGACCTAGAAAAGACTGAACAAGTCGGATTGATGTCCGAGATCTTTGTGCGAGCCTGTGGCGTCCTTGTCTGGCTTGGAAGAGGCGACGACGAATCTGCAGTGGGCATGAAAGACCTAAGTTCGTTAGGCAGAGCCGCCTTGCGAGCACTAAGAAACCGACCCTCTGAATCTTTCCACGAGTCGACTGCCTGGGGATACGTTGCCGCCGAATTGCGGCCGAGATGGTTTCCTGGGGCTAATCCGGCATTTGACTTGGAAGCTGTGTTGCTCATATTGGAAAGACCATGGTTTCGACGTGTTTGGGTGCTTCAGGAGGCGGCTCTCAATCGCAACGTTGTGGTTTTCTGTGGACAACAAACAATCAGGAAGAGTGTCCTGTGGGCTGGTGCCGCAACAGCTGTATTCTTGTCGAACGAAGTACTGATCAAAGGCCACTATACTCATGATAGTGCGGTAATGTGGAGGGCACTCTCAGGCTCCAACTTCCTCGCACGCAGGACGCTGTACCTCGTCGCatcaaggaaaaggagaTTCTCACTGCAAGCAGTACTCTCCGACATAAGCTTGAACTTGGGGGAATGTGCTTATGAAGCCACAGATCCCAGGGACAGGATTTTCTCGGTTCTCGGCTTTGCATCAGACTGTAGCAGGCTCGGAATTAGACCTGATTACACCAAGACCTGTGCGCATGTGTACACAGAAGCTGCCGAGGCAATTCTTACTCAATCGAGAAGCTTGGATATACTTTACGTTGTTTGTGGACACAAGAATATACTCTCGCTCCCGTCGTGGGTTCCAGATTGGTCCAACCCGAATGCTTCAACTTTTGGGCCGCGAAGAATTGGTCGATTCTGTGCGGCGGGAAAGTCGTCGGTGTCTGATGTTTCCTTCAGCTCCGATAAAAATGGCAACAGACTCTTGTCAATAACCGGTCATACAGTTGACCATGTACATACCATTGTGGGAGTACAGTGGCAACCTCAGTGGGATTTATCTGCCTTTAGTGTTGATTCCAACGTACTGAATTTTATACAAGCATATCAAGAATTCGGCCAAACAGCTGTCGGAAACGCTTACTGCTCTGAGGATGCACGCCAGGAAGCGCTCTGGAGGACACCGATTGCCGACTGCGACGCGTTGCTCAAGGCTGGTGTAGCAGTGCGTCCACCAGCAAGTCAAGCAATGCGAAGGTCCTTTGAGGCGTTTATAAAACTCAACCAAACTGGTCACGCTCAGGACACTACCCAAAGCAGGCCATTTGTCCATACCATGAGTCTCGAATCAGCCCGCCGACGAATTTTTGTTACACGCAAAGGATACTACGGCCTCGGCGATGAGTCTCtgaagaatggcgacaagatCTGCGTCTTATTTGGTGGAGACAGTCCTTTCATTATCAGGGAATCCAATACGGGTAACCATGAACTGATTGGAGAAGCCTATGTACACGGCATGATGAATGGAGAGTATCTGAACACAAGACCACCTATTGAGAGTTTTGTGTTTTGCTAG
- a CDS encoding GNAT family acetyltransferase (similar to Metarhizium acridum CQMa 102 XP_007815033.1), whose product MKIRPATPNDIPAVARVVLSALSDETPWKAFFPHKPQADLAYVESCEAILRTYLDPDNAATWLFLVAEISARESKTNTGPIIVAATVWDISTTVGQDDGGRSRRSSIYERLLNKSMETLESYSSEQCDGALGDGPVKLVALSRAIVEGRKRHFSGHDPYVFLHLLATRPDHQKKGYAKALCASGINVARQRHASVCVFSGARGYILFSGLGFVDNGRVDLPSEPGSYDVLIKAMLLDSRLVQRRGSILDSLMRYITT is encoded by the exons ATGAAAATCCGTCCCGCTACACCAAACGACATACCTGCCGTCGCTCGTGTCGTACTCTCCGCTCTAAGTGACGAAACGCCATGGAAAGCTTTCTTTCCGCACAAACCACAAGCTGACCTTGCATATGTTGAATCATGTGAAGCAATTCTACGTACCTATTTGGACCCAGACAATGCAGCTACATGGTTATTTCTAGTCGCCGAAATATCCGCAAGAGAGTCCAAGACCAATACTGGGCCTATCATAGTAGCCGCTACGGTGTGGGATATTTCCACTACTGTTGGTCAAGATGACGGCGGGAGGAGTAGGCGGTCAAGCATCTATGAGCGATTGCTCAACAAGT CTATGGAAACTCTCGAGTCTTATTCCTCAGAGCAGTGTGATGGTGCTTTAGGTGATGGCCCAGTCAAACTTGTCGCCTTGAGCAGAGCCATTGTTGAGGGGCGAAAGAGGCACTTTTCCGGCCACGATCCCTACGTCTTCCTCCATCTATTGGCCACGAGGCCAGATCACCAAAAGAAAGGTTATGCGAAGGCTCTTTGCGCCTCGGGTATCAATGtggcaaggcaaaggcacGCGTCAGTCTGCGTTTTCTCAGGAGCTCGAGGGTACATTCTATTCTCTGGGCTTGGTTTCGTTGACAACGGACGCGTAGACCTTCCCTCAGAACCTGGCTCCTATGACGTTTTGATCAAAGCCATGCTGTTAGATTCCCGTCTGGTGCAACGGCGAGGATCTATTCTCGATTCTCTCATGCGATATATTACCACTTGA
- a CDS encoding glyoxalase/bleomycin resistance protein/dioxygenase (similar to Metarhizium robertsii ARSEF 23 XP_007825526.1): MPPKLGQIVETILYTSDVARLADWYKEIMGIKPFSENPRGVGFSLPNDTILLLFDRNKTTEDTVLPNGLIPKHGTETGLGQHMAFACASADELAEWEEHFKAKDVTILGKMDWELGGKSIYVKDWEGHVIEVMTRGVWPVY; encoded by the coding sequence ATGCCTCCCAAGCTAGGCCAAATCGTGGAGACAATCCTCTACACGTCAGACGTAGCCCGCCTAGCGGACTGGTACAAAGAAATAATGGGCATCAAGCCATTTTCCGAGAACCCTCGGGGTGTGGGGTTTAGCCTACCAAATGACACAATACTTCTCCTATTTGATCGCAACAAGACTACGGAAGATACCGTGCTGCCCAATGGTCTGATTCCGAAGCATGGCACTGAGACGGGTCTTGGCCAGCATATGGCGTTTGCTTGTGCTTCTGCAGACGAGCTGGCTGAATGGGAAGAGCATTTCAAAGCCAAAGATGTAACTATCCTTGGTAAGATGGACTGGGAGTTGGGTGGGAAGTCGATCTATGTGAAAGACTGGGAGGGGCATGTAATCGAAGTCATGACCAGAGGCGTTTGGCCAGTATATTGA
- a CDS encoding phytanoyl- dioxygenase family protein (similar to Colletotrichum gloeosporioides Nara gc5 XP_007273688.1), with protein MGSTTASPVPFTDPTQPRLYSTSQSPSLDAFRQTCSQQATKTQYPHASTIQNNIPIYNLPPYGTLTPQEKKDLQDEWYAVLLHGPGVFVTKNLYSDHVLLDDVNAVFRSIIAEEKETMTSHGDHFAGAGKNDRIWNAFSKHGLADPRSFLKYYSNPYLGLIAASWLGPGYRITAQVNNVKPGAAAQVSHRDYHLGFMSAETCSQIPRAMQVSSQFLTLQGAVAHIDVPMESGPTRLLPFSQTFAEGYMAYRLPEFNDYFLKNYVSLPLAQGDGLFFNPALFHAAGTNQSQDIERMANLLQISSAFGKPMESIDAIPLVEAVWDQLLAVFQSQGTTDAVKAFVEAVGEGYAFPTNLDRNPPQSDSMAPKCEQDVLWDCLQRGCSMQETSGALKAYRTATAA; from the coding sequence ATGGGCAGCACAACGGCTTCACCAGTGCCATTCACTGACCCAACACAACCGCGACTTTACTCAACATCCCAATCACCATCTCTAGACGCCTTCAGACAGACCTGCTCTCAGCAAGCAACCAAAACCCAGTATCCCCACGCCAGTACCATCCAAAACAACATACCTATTTACAACCTTCCACCCTACGGTACACTCACGCctcaagaaaagaaagatcTGCAAGATGAATGGTACGCAGTACTTCTCCATGGTCCGGGTGTCTTTGTCACCAAGAACCTCTACAGCGACCACGTTCTACTCGACGATGTCAACGCCGTCTTTCGCAGCATCATTGCCGAGGAGAAAGAAACCATgaccagccatggcgatCACTTCGCTGGGGCAGGGAAGAATGACAGAATCTGGAACGCCTTCAGCAAACATGGCCTTGCTGATCCCCGCTCATTCCTCAAGTATTACTCAAACCCGTACCTAGGCCTTATTGCAGCTTCATGGCTTGGACCAGGGTACAGAATCACCGCGCAGGTGAACAACGTCAAGCCAGGGGCTGCAGCACAAGTCTCCCATAGGGACTACCACCTGGGGTTCATGTCGGCAGAGACCTGTTCCCAGATCCCGCGCGCAATGCAAGTTTCCAGTCAATTTTTGACACTGCAAGGTGCCGTTGCGCATATTGATGTGCCCATGGAGAGTGGACCAACACGTTTGCTGCCGTTTAGCCAGACATTTGCGGAGGGATACATGGCGTATCGTCTACCCGAGTTCAACGACTACTTTTTGAAGAACTATGTGTCGCTGCCGCTGGCACAAGGAGACGGGTTGTTCTTCAATCCAGCTCTGTTTCACGCAGCGGGGACGAACCAGTCCCAAGATATTGAGAGAATGGCCAACTTATTGCAGATCAGTAGTGCGTTTGGGAAGCCTATGGAGTCGATTGATGCTATTCCGCTAGTAGAGGCCGTCTGGGATCAGCTGTTAGCCGTTTTCCAAAGCCAGGGCACCACAGACGCAGTCAAAGCTTTCGTAGAGGCTGTCGGGGAGGGGTATGCATTTCCGACAAACCTTGACCGCAATCCGCCACAGAGTGATAGCATGGCCCCGAAGTGTGAACAAGATGTTTTGTGGGATTGCCTTCAGAGAGGATGCAGTATGCAAGAGACTTCTGGTGCTCTAAAAGCGTACAGGACCGCCACTGCAGCTTAG